A genomic window from Nodosilinea sp. PGN35 includes:
- a CDS encoding glycosyltransferase gives MRILIVAFYYPPEDSWAQVASLRPHSWAKYWSQMGHRVYVLTTHRPESNPESTNPAIIGVRYWPARPTQPVLAKDPGDRPQPAPSLKGKMLAQLRDTRQRLGLGSFLQSSDGWLAPACREALRLHRAVDLDMVISTYGPPANHSIAARLKQQTGLFWVADYRDLWHGNPYVPINAALGRLEDWRERRCVAQADLVTTVSEGLATTLSARLNKPVVTVENGFDLDDLSDIQLHLWGDRKRRLLYTGTLYPGKQTPEPLFAALAQLRADNAAIAESLEVLFYGWNLVSLTAHIKTYQLESLVKVCDPRPRREILALQRSVDALIFLDWQDPAVDGILTGKLYEYMFAGRPILGIGATPTTAAGRMLIELGIGQTLGNDPAAIAAAIAPLLSGQPLPYSPRTDQMQRYTRQALAQRLLREAIAAMHSG, from the coding sequence ATGCGAATCCTGATCGTTGCCTTCTACTACCCTCCTGAGGACAGTTGGGCCCAGGTGGCCTCTCTGCGTCCTCACTCCTGGGCCAAGTACTGGTCACAGATGGGCCACAGGGTCTACGTGCTCACCACCCACAGGCCGGAGAGCAACCCCGAGAGTACGAATCCAGCAATTATTGGGGTGCGCTACTGGCCCGCTCGACCAACCCAGCCAGTTCTAGCGAAAGACCCAGGCGATCGCCCCCAGCCAGCTCCCAGCCTCAAGGGCAAGATGCTGGCCCAACTGCGAGACACCCGCCAACGCCTGGGGCTGGGCAGCTTTCTGCAGAGCAGCGACGGCTGGCTAGCCCCGGCCTGTCGAGAGGCGCTACGGCTTCACCGGGCTGTCGATCTGGATATGGTGATCAGCACCTATGGCCCCCCGGCCAACCACAGCATTGCCGCCCGCCTCAAGCAACAAACCGGGCTCTTCTGGGTGGCCGACTACCGCGATCTGTGGCACGGCAACCCCTATGTCCCCATCAATGCCGCCCTGGGACGGCTAGAAGACTGGCGCGAACGCCGCTGTGTGGCTCAGGCCGACCTGGTGACAACGGTTTCCGAGGGGCTGGCCACCACCCTCAGCGCCCGGTTGAACAAACCTGTCGTCACCGTTGAGAATGGATTTGATCTCGATGACCTGAGCGATATACAGCTCCACCTTTGGGGCGATCGCAAACGTCGCCTGCTCTACACAGGCACCCTCTACCCCGGCAAACAAACCCCAGAACCGCTGTTTGCGGCTCTGGCTCAGTTGCGCGCCGACAATGCAGCCATCGCAGAGAGCCTTGAGGTGTTGTTCTATGGCTGGAACCTGGTTTCCCTGACAGCGCACATCAAAACCTACCAACTCGAAAGCCTGGTGAAAGTGTGCGACCCGCGACCCCGCCGCGAGATCCTGGCCCTGCAGCGCAGCGTCGATGCGCTAATTTTTCTCGACTGGCAAGACCCGGCGGTGGACGGCATCCTCACCGGCAAGCTCTACGAATACATGTTTGCGGGCCGCCCCATCCTGGGCATCGGGGCCACCCCCACCACCGCCGCCGGGCGCATGCTGATCGAGCTGGGCATCGGCCAAACCCTGGGCAACGACCCCGCCGCGATCGCCGCCGCCATTGCCCCCCTGCTCTCCGGCCAGCCCCTCCCCTACAGTCCCCGCACCGACCAGATGCAGCGCTACACCCGCCAGGCCCTGGCCCAGCGGCTGCTCAGGGAGGCGATCGCCGCGATGCATTCTGGGTGA
- the wecB gene encoding non-hydrolyzing UDP-N-acetylglucosamine 2-epimerase produces MLKFLTVVGARPQFVKASTVSRAVAQLPAIKEIILHTGQHYDEKMSDIFFAQLDIPSPDYNLGIGSGLHGQQTGQMLEAVETVLLREEPDVVLVYGDTNSTLAGALAAAKLHIPIAHVEAGLRSFNRRMPEEINRVLTDHAADLLFAPTQVAVEHLLSEGIAPNTIHHCGDVMYDASLYFAAKANRESTILPELSLESQQYCLATVHRAENTDDPERLTAIVEVLTQLGQDIPVVLPLHPRTRKALDALNLLATVQRSLRLIDPVGYLDMIALEQSARLILTDSGGVQKEAFFFRVPCVVLRDETEWTELVNLGCNRLVPPDRSEVMLAAIAEHLERDRFPNTLPDLYGDGHAAQRIATTLSQCSLCES; encoded by the coding sequence ATGTTAAAGTTTTTGACCGTGGTGGGGGCTAGGCCACAATTTGTTAAAGCCTCGACCGTATCCAGGGCTGTAGCACAGCTGCCCGCTATCAAGGAAATTATTCTCCATACCGGACAACACTACGATGAAAAAATGTCCGATATTTTCTTTGCCCAGTTGGACATTCCCAGCCCTGACTACAACCTGGGCATAGGTTCAGGCCTCCACGGCCAACAAACAGGCCAAATGCTGGAAGCAGTCGAAACAGTTTTGCTCCGGGAAGAGCCAGATGTTGTTTTGGTTTACGGCGACACCAACTCCACCCTGGCTGGGGCCCTGGCGGCGGCCAAGCTACACATCCCCATCGCCCACGTAGAGGCGGGGCTGCGCTCCTTCAATCGGCGCATGCCCGAAGAAATCAACCGCGTCTTGACTGACCATGCCGCAGATTTGCTGTTTGCGCCCACCCAAGTGGCTGTCGAGCATCTGCTTAGCGAAGGCATTGCCCCAAACACTATTCACCACTGTGGTGATGTTATGTACGACGCCTCGCTGTATTTTGCGGCCAAAGCCAACCGTGAGAGCACCATTCTGCCTGAGTTATCGCTGGAATCACAGCAGTACTGTTTGGCCACAGTTCACAGGGCCGAGAATACCGACGATCCCGAACGCCTGACCGCCATTGTTGAAGTCTTAACCCAACTGGGTCAGGACATTCCTGTCGTACTACCTCTGCATCCCCGAACTCGCAAAGCCTTAGATGCCCTAAACCTGCTGGCAACCGTGCAGAGGTCACTGCGACTGATCGATCCAGTCGGTTATCTGGATATGATCGCCCTGGAACAGTCAGCCCGGTTAATTTTGACCGATTCAGGCGGGGTGCAAAAGGAAGCTTTTTTCTTTCGGGTGCCCTGCGTGGTGCTGCGGGACGAGACCGAATGGACGGAGTTAGTGAATCTGGGCTGCAACCGCCTAGTGCCGCCCGATCGCAGCGAGGTGATGCTGGCCGCCATTGCTGAGCACTTAGAGCGCGATCGCTTCCCTAACACCCTGCCCGACCTATATGGCGATGGCCATGCGGCCCAGCGGATCGCGACTACTCTATCCCAGTGTTCGCTATGCGAATCCTGA
- a CDS encoding glycosyltransferase family 2 protein has translation MLSVVITCYREGDLLLEAVESARQQTQPPLEIVIVNDASPCDRTNQVCRQLEQDPDIRLVWQAVNGGPSVARNAGFAAAQGEILVPLDADDLLPSDALGHIQQAFAEHSEAGFVYGSYLCQRHPGDTRVVKAAPISLHSLLRARRFSLSTNWTLIGTAPLRKSLWEAVGHSDPELGAEDLHDLEFWVRAMALPCGYYGTPAVIYIWRKYLGSNSRNVSPMSWYRVAQKHFEVYRQNGLEYRAHELLLLGSKWSNQAEEIRRHRRALLTCITRGNFQLSSLVALAIPAGLFQPMARLAKRFR, from the coding sequence ATGCTCTCCGTCGTCATCACCTGCTACCGCGAGGGCGATCTGCTGCTGGAGGCAGTGGAAAGCGCCCGCCAGCAGACCCAGCCGCCTCTGGAAATTGTGATCGTCAACGATGCTTCGCCCTGCGATCGCACCAACCAGGTCTGCCGTCAGCTGGAGCAAGATCCCGACATTCGCCTGGTGTGGCAGGCCGTCAATGGCGGCCCCTCCGTCGCCCGCAACGCCGGGTTTGCCGCCGCCCAGGGCGAGATTCTGGTGCCCCTCGATGCCGATGACCTGCTGCCCTCCGACGCTCTGGGGCACATTCAGCAGGCCTTTGCGGAGCATTCTGAGGCAGGATTTGTCTACGGCAGCTACCTGTGCCAGCGCCACCCCGGCGATACCCGCGTGGTCAAAGCAGCACCGATTTCGCTGCACTCCCTGCTGCGGGCCAGGCGGTTTTCCCTCAGCACCAACTGGACGCTGATTGGCACCGCCCCGCTGCGCAAGTCGCTGTGGGAGGCGGTGGGCCACAGCGACCCCGAGCTAGGGGCCGAAGACCTGCACGATTTAGAATTTTGGGTGCGGGCCATGGCGCTGCCCTGCGGCTACTACGGCACGCCAGCGGTGATTTACATCTGGCGTAAGTACCTGGGCAGCAACAGTCGCAACGTCAGCCCGATGTCGTGGTACCGGGTGGCCCAAAAGCATTTTGAAGTCTATCGCCAGAACGGGTTGGAGTACCGAGCGCACGAACTGCTGCTGCTGGGCAGCAAATGGAGCAACCAGGCAGAAGAAATTCGTCGTCACCGCCGCGCCCTGCTGACCTGCATTACTCGCGGCAATTTTCAGCTTTCGTCGTTGGTTGCCCTGGCCATACCCGCTGGTTTATTCCAGCCCATGGCGCGACTGGCGAAGCGATTTCGCTGA
- a CDS encoding SPOR domain-containing protein has protein sequence MTQLPSGLSTRPESFAPASESNLRLQRAVESLNLNLDNELQRYRQGRLGQSTPTPARLQLRPNRKPIDLITVKATPAATAAAVPPPPPPNPRLQEILGQAAVPNAQSFSSQTAVHQVRLSHGGTLTTYRPTPDDYLESTEALLGSLPTAGHRRAEPEYAPSLMQQLTTPLGVGALLLLLVGSAGFGYLVTSPEAVQHLSDNPITRRLKGEPSVAESNSETTAALEGPNGQAEAGFKPLGPDLSEKEFASLDLNNISTLPSTNSTSRQALPGATQPAMVGAQPLPAGDQRPGEPTASTPRPGVLTPAGGSGAVVRAEIVTAPGAAVSPRASAPAPAAQSAPAPAPAQAAPTPRVAPPAANAQPPQPLALDRAPAAAPASPPPAAIAPPAPITQVPPQASAPSYYVVTDYNGAQSLESARSAVGDAYVRNFSSGTRIQMGAFSQQSSAQNLVNQLQGQGIPAQVISP, from the coding sequence ATGACGCAATTGCCCTCTGGTCTATCCACCAGGCCCGAGAGTTTTGCCCCCGCCAGTGAGTCGAACCTTCGCCTACAGCGGGCGGTAGAAAGTCTCAACCTCAATCTGGATAACGAGCTGCAGCGCTATCGGCAGGGGCGTTTGGGGCAGAGTACCCCGACTCCGGCTCGCCTACAGCTGCGGCCCAACCGCAAACCCATCGATTTAATTACCGTCAAGGCCACCCCGGCGGCGACGGCGGCGGCAGTGCCCCCACCCCCGCCTCCCAACCCCCGGCTGCAGGAGATTCTGGGGCAGGCGGCGGTGCCCAACGCTCAGTCCTTTTCGTCCCAGACTGCGGTTCACCAGGTGCGCCTCAGCCACGGCGGTACCCTGACCACCTATCGCCCCACCCCAGACGACTATTTAGAGAGCACCGAAGCGCTGCTGGGCAGCCTGCCCACCGCTGGTCACCGCCGGGCCGAGCCGGAGTATGCCCCCTCCCTAATGCAGCAGCTCACCACCCCCCTGGGGGTCGGGGCGCTGCTGCTGCTGCTGGTAGGCAGCGCTGGCTTCGGCTACCTGGTCACTTCCCCCGAGGCCGTGCAGCACCTGAGCGACAACCCCATTACCCGCCGCTTAAAAGGTGAGCCCTCTGTTGCCGAGTCCAACAGCGAAACCACCGCAGCTCTGGAGGGCCCAAACGGTCAGGCCGAGGCAGGCTTTAAGCCCCTGGGGCCTGACCTGTCAGAAAAAGAGTTTGCCTCCCTTGATTTGAACAACATCAGCACCCTGCCCTCAACCAATTCGACCTCGCGCCAGGCGCTGCCCGGAGCAACGCAACCCGCTATGGTAGGTGCTCAGCCGCTGCCCGCTGGCGACCAGCGTCCCGGAGAGCCCACCGCCTCTACTCCTCGCCCTGGCGTGCTCACCCCAGCAGGCGGCAGCGGTGCGGTAGTGCGCGCCGAAATTGTCACCGCTCCGGGAGCCGCCGTCAGCCCCAGGGCCAGTGCCCCGGCCCCCGCGGCCCAGTCGGCCCCCGCGCCTGCCCCGGCCCAGGCTGCTCCCACCCCAAGGGTCGCGCCTCCTGCCGCCAATGCCCAGCCGCCCCAACCCCTGGCCCTAGATCGCGCCCCGGCAGCTGCCCCCGCCTCGCCGCCGCCCGCCGCGATCGCCCCCCCGGCCCCCATTACCCAAGTGCCTCCCCAGGCGTCGGCCCCCAGCTACTACGTGGTGACCGACTACAATGGCGCTCAGTCCCTAGAGTCGGCCCGCAGTGCCGTGGGTGATGCCTACGTGCGCAATTTCTCCAGCGGCACCCGTATTCAGATGGGCGCATTTTCCCAGCAGTCGTCAGCCCAAAACCTGGTGAACCAGCTCCAGGGGCAGGGAATCCCGGCGCAGGTGATCTCGCCCTAG
- the asnB gene encoding asparagine synthase (glutamine-hydrolyzing), producing MCGILGIYTPQVAPEMPACLRAALDALSHRGPDDRGQTVDAMANGTLGLGHTRLAIIDLSPGGHQPMHGASQRFTVVFNGEIYNYRELRDELQALGYRFSTDSDTEVLLTCWEAWGEDCLPRLQGMFAFAIVDRDRQTLTCVRDAFGIKPLFYRWDGARFAFASELPALFKLLGDRPQANLQKAYEYLVFGYYDDQDSSFFQHVSGLRPGHSLTIALGTERSTLKRWWWPSIAERNDLPYEKAAQHLREVFLKNIRLHLRSDVPLGFALSGGVDSSAVVCAARYLYPDLPIHTFSFIAPGTSVSEEPWVDLVNGAVNATAHKIVIDPEELALDLDDMVLSQGEPFGSTSIYAQYRVFRAAREQGVTVMLDGQGADELLAGYHGYPAARLRSLVEHGSTAELVAFMHRWSGWPGRSHRQAAVALGSVLLPSPLRRWARGWLGRDFHPPWLRLEVLADRGGALQAPSFDRTAEGKGRRLAEQLRSALTGQGLQPLLRHGDRNSMRWSIESRVPFLTTDLAELTLALPEDYLLSSQGETKRIFKTAMRGIVPDDILDRRDKIGFQTPERQWLNVLRPQIADWMAIAPSIPLLNADLCQQEINAILDGDEELNWQAWRLINYCRWAQVFNVQFDRCI from the coding sequence ATGTGCGGCATTCTTGGTATCTACACCCCTCAGGTTGCTCCAGAGATGCCAGCTTGTCTCAGGGCAGCCCTAGATGCCCTCAGCCATCGGGGGCCGGATGATCGTGGCCAGACCGTAGATGCTATGGCCAACGGCACCCTTGGCCTCGGCCACACTCGCTTAGCCATTATTGACCTTTCCCCTGGGGGCCACCAGCCCATGCACGGGGCGAGCCAGCGATTCACAGTTGTCTTCAACGGCGAAATCTACAACTATCGGGAGCTGCGCGACGAGCTCCAAGCCCTGGGCTACCGCTTTAGTACCGACTCTGATACGGAGGTGCTGCTGACCTGTTGGGAGGCCTGGGGGGAGGACTGTCTGCCCCGTTTGCAGGGAATGTTTGCTTTTGCCATTGTGGATCGCGATCGCCAGACCCTTACCTGCGTCCGCGATGCCTTTGGCATCAAACCCCTCTTTTACCGATGGGATGGGGCCAGGTTTGCCTTTGCCTCAGAGTTGCCCGCCCTCTTTAAGCTGCTGGGCGATCGCCCCCAAGCCAATCTTCAAAAAGCATACGAGTACCTGGTGTTTGGCTATTACGACGATCAGGACAGCAGCTTTTTTCAGCATGTCTCTGGCCTGCGGCCAGGGCACAGCCTGACAATTGCCCTGGGGACAGAACGCTCTACCCTAAAGCGCTGGTGGTGGCCCAGTATCGCCGAGCGCAACGATTTGCCCTACGAGAAAGCAGCCCAACACCTGCGGGAAGTCTTTCTGAAAAACATTCGCCTGCACCTGCGGAGCGATGTACCCCTGGGGTTTGCCCTCTCCGGCGGCGTCGATTCTTCGGCGGTGGTGTGTGCCGCTCGATACCTGTACCCCGACCTACCGATCCACACCTTTAGCTTTATCGCCCCCGGCACATCGGTCAGTGAAGAACCCTGGGTCGATTTGGTCAACGGGGCCGTCAACGCCACGGCCCACAAAATTGTGATTGATCCAGAGGAGCTAGCCCTCGACCTCGACGACATGGTGCTTTCCCAGGGCGAACCCTTCGGCAGCACCAGCATCTATGCCCAGTACCGAGTATTTCGCGCCGCCAGGGAGCAAGGGGTCACCGTGATGCTGGATGGCCAGGGGGCAGACGAACTCCTGGCCGGATACCATGGGTATCCGGCAGCGCGCTTGCGCAGCCTGGTGGAGCACGGATCGACCGCCGAACTGGTTGCTTTTATGCATCGTTGGTCTGGCTGGCCTGGGCGATCCCATCGTCAGGCCGCTGTTGCGTTGGGATCTGTGCTTTTGCCCAGCCCGCTGCGCCGCTGGGCGCGGGGTTGGCTGGGCCGAGACTTCCACCCCCCTTGGCTCAGGCTAGAGGTTTTGGCAGATCGGGGGGGGGCACTGCAAGCGCCGTCCTTCGATCGCACCGCCGAAGGCAAGGGCCGCCGATTGGCAGAGCAACTGCGGTCGGCGCTCACAGGTCAAGGGCTACAGCCCCTGCTACGCCATGGCGATCGCAACTCCATGCGCTGGTCAATCGAAAGTCGAGTTCCTTTTCTGACGACGGATCTAGCCGAGCTTACGCTGGCGCTGCCGGAGGACTATCTCCTCTCTAGCCAAGGCGAAACCAAGCGTATTTTTAAGACGGCAATGCGCGGAATCGTGCCCGACGACATTCTGGACAGACGCGACAAGATTGGGTTTCAAACCCCTGAACGGCAGTGGCTGAATGTGCTGAGGCCTCAAATTGCAGACTGGATGGCGATCGCTCCATCGATTCCTTTGCTCAACGCCGATCTATGCCAACAGGAGATCAACGCCATTTTAGACGGAGACGAGGAGCTGAATTGGCAGGCGTGGCGTTTGATCAACTACTGTCGTTGGGCACAGGTTTTCAATGTTCAGTTTGACCGCTGTATTTAA
- a CDS encoding PspA/IM30 family protein has translation MGLFDRAWRAVRANLNSAVNQAEDPEKVLEQAMVDMQSNLIQLRQAVAQAIATQKRTERQSAQAKSTAQEWYNRAELAIQKGEEELARQALTRRQTYLQSAQAMDAQLGQQRDVVTGLKDNMRRLEAKIADARTKKDLYIARARSAEASQRIQEMLGQTGTGGSIAAFERMEERVMELEAKSEALEDLSGDPLERQFAALEGGAATVDSELAALKNRLAGQGEVQNS, from the coding sequence ATGGGGCTGTTTGATCGGGCATGGCGGGCTGTGCGGGCTAACCTAAATAGCGCCGTCAACCAGGCTGAAGATCCTGAAAAAGTGCTAGAGCAGGCCATGGTGGACATGCAGTCCAACCTGATTCAGCTGCGGCAGGCAGTGGCCCAGGCGATCGCCACCCAGAAGCGCACCGAGCGCCAGAGTGCCCAGGCCAAGTCCACCGCCCAGGAGTGGTACAACCGCGCCGAGCTCGCCATTCAAAAGGGTGAAGAAGAGCTGGCCCGCCAGGCCCTCACCCGTCGTCAAACCTACCTCCAGTCGGCCCAGGCCATGGATGCCCAGCTGGGTCAGCAGCGCGACGTGGTGACGGGGCTGAAAGACAACATGCGACGGCTAGAGGCTAAAATTGCCGACGCCCGCACCAAAAAAGACCTCTACATCGCCCGGGCTCGCTCCGCCGAAGCCTCCCAGCGCATTCAAGAAATGCTGGGCCAGACCGGTACCGGCGGCTCCATTGCCGCCTTTGAGCGCATGGAGGAGCGTGTGATGGAGCTAGAGGCAAAATCTGAAGCCCTCGAAGATCTCAGCGGCGATCCCCTAGAGCGCCAGTTTGCCGCCCTAGAAGGGGGGGCAGCAACGGTAGACAGCGAGCTGGCGGCGCTGAAGAACCGTCTGGCGGGCCAGGGCGAAGTCCAAAATAGCTGA
- a CDS encoding ComEC/Rec2 family competence protein, with protein MGGIAGSLGAGAYCAGLFWVSLWVRHLGLSLWVGVAVAGMGAIAAAGLAALVLSSRWRRGPTAALWLGAGAIALVAALNYGLRYPVPAALDISSLLAQGEAAGAEQIVWGQVEEMPRLTRSGRGQFWLNAHQVRRLDADANPLGAPGRVQGKLYVTVPAEQVEGMFPGQRVQVQGKLYAPALPKNPNAFNFRQYLASQGCFAGFAGQSVTAEKGQLPPRWALWRVRVRIARAHAAGLGIPEGPLVSAMALGRKAVNVPYDIQDAFIQAGMAHTLAASGFHVSLVLGVVLAVMGQGAIAARLPNPVQAKVIAGSVALVVYVLITGGQPSVMRAALMGAGVLAGMALERSVKPLGCLLLAVTLLLLVNPTWIDDIGFRLSVMATFGLMVAVKPIAERLEWLPTTLAAVAAVPLAAYLWTIPLSLFYFNTLTTYSILLNMVTTPLVMVISLGGMVSGLAAAVWPWLGSSLAWLLWLPTHLLIALVRWEVGLPGSALATGHIALWQMVGLYGLYGLWGWGPTVWRSQRRRGLVALLTVGLALGPLLYRGATLSQVTVLAAGRDAVMVVQDGRSPLMVNSGTDKTAFYTVVPFLRQAGINQLASAIHGDDSDRDNWLTIAEKTPIRNFYGARDALAAAPAVKQFHPLTAGQVQPVNRQRVQYLQDGARGLRLNLLNRHPWLLLPRLSPEQQVPWVAAHPGLQSEVLWWHGEALAEEAIDAVRARVAIASAASIDETTEQRLRDRGVQVFCTERDGAITWNPRRGYRAYLAARQPSIAALE; from the coding sequence ATGGGCGGAATTGCGGGGTCGCTGGGGGCTGGCGCGTACTGCGCTGGGCTGTTTTGGGTCAGTCTTTGGGTGCGTCATCTGGGGCTGAGTCTCTGGGTTGGGGTGGCTGTTGCCGGTATGGGGGCGATCGCCGCCGCTGGGTTAGCCGCCCTGGTGCTTTCCAGCCGCTGGCGGCGGGGGCCAACGGCGGCTCTGTGGCTGGGTGCAGGGGCGATCGCCCTGGTGGCTGCCCTCAACTACGGTCTGCGCTACCCGGTTCCCGCTGCCCTCGATATCAGTTCGCTACTGGCCCAGGGCGAAGCGGCTGGGGCAGAACAGATCGTCTGGGGCCAGGTGGAAGAAATGCCCCGCCTGACCCGCAGTGGCCGAGGACAGTTTTGGCTAAATGCCCACCAGGTACGCCGCCTGGACGCCGATGCCAATCCTCTGGGTGCACCCGGTAGGGTACAGGGCAAGCTCTACGTCACCGTGCCTGCCGAGCAAGTTGAGGGGATGTTCCCGGGGCAGCGGGTGCAGGTGCAGGGCAAGCTCTACGCACCGGCCCTACCCAAAAACCCCAACGCCTTTAACTTTCGCCAGTACCTGGCCAGCCAGGGCTGCTTTGCCGGGTTTGCGGGTCAGAGCGTGACAGCTGAAAAAGGCCAGTTGCCCCCTCGGTGGGCGCTGTGGCGCGTGCGGGTACGCATTGCCCGCGCCCATGCAGCAGGTCTTGGCATTCCCGAGGGGCCGCTGGTCAGCGCTATGGCCCTGGGGCGCAAGGCGGTCAATGTGCCCTACGACATTCAAGACGCGTTTATTCAGGCGGGTATGGCCCACACCCTGGCGGCCAGCGGCTTTCACGTGTCGCTGGTGCTGGGGGTAGTGCTGGCGGTGATGGGCCAGGGGGCGATCGCCGCCCGTCTGCCAAACCCGGTGCAGGCCAAGGTGATCGCCGGGAGCGTCGCCCTGGTGGTCTACGTGCTGATTACCGGCGGGCAGCCCAGCGTCATGCGGGCCGCCCTGATGGGGGCGGGGGTGCTGGCCGGGATGGCCCTAGAGCGCAGCGTCAAACCCCTGGGCTGTCTGCTGCTGGCGGTCACCCTGCTGCTGCTGGTCAACCCGACCTGGATTGACGACATCGGCTTTCGCCTCAGCGTGATGGCAACCTTTGGCTTAATGGTGGCGGTAAAGCCGATCGCAGAGCGGCTAGAGTGGCTGCCGACGACCCTGGCGGCGGTGGCGGCGGTGCCCCTGGCGGCCTACCTGTGGACAATTCCCCTGAGCCTTTTTTACTTCAATACCCTCACCACCTACAGCATTTTGCTCAATATGGTAACCACGCCTCTGGTGATGGTGATTAGCCTGGGGGGCATGGTGAGCGGCCTGGCGGCGGCGGTATGGCCCTGGCTGGGCAGCAGCTTGGCCTGGCTGCTGTGGCTGCCCACCCACCTGCTAATTGCCCTGGTGCGGTGGGAGGTGGGCCTACCCGGCAGCGCCCTGGCAACCGGGCACATTGCCCTGTGGCAGATGGTGGGGCTCTACGGGCTCTACGGGCTTTGGGGCTGGGGCCCAACCGTCTGGCGATCGCAGCGGCGGCGGGGTCTAGTAGCGCTGCTCACGGTTGGCCTGGCCCTGGGGCCACTGCTGTACCGGGGGGCGACCCTCTCCCAGGTGACGGTACTGGCGGCGGGCCGCGATGCGGTGATGGTAGTGCAGGACGGGCGATCGCCCCTGATGGTCAACAGCGGCACCGACAAAACCGCCTTCTACACTGTGGTGCCCTTTCTGCGCCAGGCGGGCATCAACCAGCTCGCCAGCGCCATTCACGGCGACGACAGCGATCGCGACAACTGGCTCACCATTGCCGAAAAAACTCCCATTCGCAATTTCTACGGAGCCAGGGATGCCCTGGCGGCGGCCCCAGCGGTCAAACAGTTTCACCCGCTCACGGCGGGCCAGGTGCAGCCAGTGAACCGTCAGCGGGTGCAGTATTTGCAGGATGGGGCTCGCGGTCTGCGGTTAAATCTGCTGAATCGGCACCCCTGGTTGCTATTGCCCAGGCTATCCCCTGAGCAGCAAGTGCCCTGGGTGGCCGCGCACCCAGGGTTGCAGAGCGAGGTGCTGTGGTGGCACGGGGAGGCGCTGGCGGAGGAGGCGATCGATGCTGTGAGGGCGCGGGTGGCGATCGCCTCCGCCGCCAGCATTGATGAGACTACTGAGCAGCGGCTGCGCGATCGCGGCGTTCAGGTTTTCTGCACCGAGCGCGATGGGGCCATCACCTGGAACCCAAGACGGGGCTACCGGGCCTATCTGGCGGCGCGTCAGCCCTCCATCGCCGCCCTAGAATAG